A portion of the Pseudodesulfovibrio alkaliphilus genome contains these proteins:
- a CDS encoding aspartate kinase, whose amino-acid sequence MNIVVQKFGGTSVRNLECQRQVMQKVLRPYREGNKVIVVLSAMSGETNRLLALAREWSDNPDPAEADSLVSTGEQISCALFTMLLKQQGVACRSVLGFQAPIKTDCAYGKARIVDIDETRIKEMLNEYDILVMAGFQGCDDDLRITTLGRGGSDTSAVALAAAVKADICEIFTDVPGVFTTDPNMCSDARKLDRITYDEMLEMASMGAKVLQIRSVEFAKKYNVTVHVRSTFSDEPGTVVTKEDPTMEAALVSGIAYDKDQARITLINLEDKPGVSAQIFTPLANQRILVDMIVQNPSKNGKTDMTFTVPRADVDQTLKTLDALRYEIGFDAIDSNLNVSKVSIIGVGMRNHSGVASRAFRALADENINILMISTSEIKITCLIDDKYTELAVRTLHKAFELENGPLGNA is encoded by the coding sequence ATGAACATCGTCGTACAAAAATTCGGTGGAACATCGGTTCGCAACCTCGAATGCCAACGCCAGGTCATGCAAAAGGTGCTGCGCCCATACCGCGAGGGCAACAAGGTCATCGTCGTCCTTTCGGCCATGTCCGGAGAAACCAACCGGCTCCTGGCCCTGGCCAGGGAATGGTCAGACAACCCGGACCCGGCTGAAGCGGATTCGCTGGTTTCCACAGGCGAGCAAATTTCCTGTGCACTCTTTACCATGCTCCTCAAGCAACAGGGTGTCGCCTGCCGCTCGGTGCTCGGATTCCAGGCCCCCATCAAGACGGACTGTGCCTACGGAAAGGCCAGAATCGTAGACATCGACGAAACCCGGATCAAGGAGATGCTCAATGAATACGACATCCTGGTCATGGCCGGTTTCCAGGGCTGCGACGACGACCTGCGGATCACCACCCTGGGCCGAGGCGGTTCCGACACCTCTGCCGTGGCCCTGGCCGCAGCGGTAAAGGCCGACATCTGCGAGATTTTCACCGACGTGCCCGGTGTTTTCACCACTGACCCCAATATGTGCAGCGATGCGCGAAAGCTCGACAGAATCACCTATGACGAGATGCTGGAAATGGCGAGCATGGGTGCCAAGGTACTCCAGATCAGGTCCGTGGAATTTGCCAAGAAATACAACGTAACAGTCCATGTCCGCTCCACTTTTTCCGACGAGCCGGGCACAGTAGTCACCAAGGAGGACCCCACCATGGAAGCCGCTCTCGTCTCAGGTATTGCATATGACAAGGACCAGGCACGGATCACCCTGATCAACCTTGAGGACAAGCCCGGCGTCTCCGCCCAGATATTCACCCCCCTGGCGAACCAGCGCATCCTGGTTGACATGATCGTCCAGAACCCGAGCAAGAACGGCAAGACCGACATGACCTTCACCGTGCCCCGAGCCGATGTGGACCAGACCCTCAAGACCCTGGACGCCCTGCGCTATGAAATCGGCTTCGACGCCATCGACAGCAATCTCAACGTCTCCAAGGTATCCATTATCGGCGTCGGCATGCGCAACCATTCCGGCGTGGCCTCACGGGCCTTCCGGGCGCTTGCCGATGAGAATATCAACATATTGATGATCAGCACCTCGGAGATCAAGATCACCTGCCTGATCGACGACAAATACACGGAACTGGCCGTGCGTACGCTCCACAAAGCCTTTGAGCTCGAAAACGGCCCATTAGGGAACGCATGA